One window from the genome of Treponema sp. OMZ 838 encodes:
- a CDS encoding Ig-like domain-containing alpha-2-macroglobulin family protein, with translation MKKSGIVLMIITLAALIAGCGKGSSSGDANQKAYIAKLQEQTQRKYNDPNISDFEKQFLPQYAIETPEPEQNSKIPAFKAPAPQSSAKDVSVIPGVRALTAYKTSYTPQLTAETGEQTKGVAETIDLPQSGALTVADWGPKGKIPAAVTSPSFYVVFSLPVKAIGALGKPETESPYLSISPAVKGIFRWYGSRYLAFEPEENLKPGQKYTITVKDSVRALNGKQIEGKRQFTVTSEVLRITYSQPGYMLRKNSDRWIPINTDNLIPEAANDVQLSFNYPVQPAELQSILSVSVQEAGKQAVPYRYTVTRPEGENDFTVLVNINGKIPFNATVTVAAKRPDGSLTTAQYHTLKPFTCKDASVYHNDYGYKNPIALRFSHPVDKKTVLNNISIKPALTFGEKNIEVHNATSYYSTVLIHGLPVAPQETYTVTVQNGIRDTYGRALASAASYTVTVPDAPSFVQFTDTGHLMLEAAYPHKYLFEYQNILSPSDYAIAKTGNPLNLSSWGDAYNRSKAIALNASVRNKRQFELADLDPYLENGKGFVRIDSAVTLPPYSARDKKPWVSRRTSTVQVTDIGITVRSALNKTVVLVSKLSTGEPVEGASVYLYDAKTDKDEAVSPEEGAQESFASGTTDKEGLAVLPYGSNSIRFFRNAKNYAAVFVEKDGDKAVFYPHTHSPWRFDIPAAYYPSEVAETHQRTFLFSDRGLYKPGETVSFRGIDRTQTFNTFTPYEGQYIVTLSGYSSEGDEVDVAEQEGTCTDSGSFWGAFELPEDLAPGSYSLTYRRADDANSRTQECPITVAYFEKLKFQAEVTMPQQPVIMGDTVKAAVSASYLSGGGLGKAAYSGSWMRQGASFSPQHTALKDYRFGVEGYGIDHVASFSGKLSNTGTAELSCQAAASEGIIGLPYRYSAEVSITDISNQQISARNTVMVHPAALYIGLARPENLTGFAQKGQKLTFPFILASPDGNPLGDTKPAAGDFTVELIRENWKLVQERGSGGSIYSNYEKENITEHTATVKPAAKGTVQVTPKNAGSYILSMSGTDTAGRKFKTDYRFYVTGSGASFWDRDYEDAVRLTPDQSLYNPGDTARILMQSPLPAGRYLITVEREGIFTEEVRELDGNTQVLEIPIAGNYVPVVYVAVSSYSVRTKEPQHKHGELDLDKPKGIFGMTPIFVNARVKAFSVELAADKSVYKPGEEATVTLTATRGGKPLANAELTLLAVDRGVLDLIDYHVPNPLDFFYDPDNFQLDVIGGDSRAWLMDPVMEEAKTLAGGDSDGGKGDDEAERSNFNPTAVFIPILKTDSNGKVTATFKLPDTLTSYRLTAVGAHTDLFALHEEEITVQNTVNILPVMPRRLRERDTAECGVLISNVDTRAHTITVGASVRAAQTQDGTADTAGDRTVTDNAFIDGETTHTVTVAGGQQAAVYFDIAAVKAGTVEAVFTVSSDALKEKLIQPLVIERPFVFETVTSTGAIAKDETEAAEGLIIPSMADENTGSLSLTLDSSGLGALSSAIDYVFDYPFLCMEQQSARILPLVLFENYIDVFSLKSKVPNVRHTVKKTMATWAREQTSEGGFPYWPGGRYTDFYVSLRIAHICAAAQQRGYSQDDIAVNTKKLTDYIRSQLLANRKALSPYLQAYACFVLAMNNAGFDESILTAVQARVIPQLEDYTAQPNDLAALALLSLTYTQRNRAGDAAKAAKCTERIINSCRFTTRSVSLAVPPLQGYRFWYGNDLSLDLALILQSLVKAAPDHSREDAVRAVLYTLLQRQKGGYWQNTATTAHVLEAVYEYIQYAQLDATDLTAAASLPGGDLLTAALKGAAAKPAFQMFSFKEQPVSEAKRDTLLPLRFTKTGTGQLYYTASLAYALPQERQKPRDEGLGVSCTIRDIAADKIVTPNSENSSMITLESGKTYEMAIRLSSGKDYTFVALRAPIPSGAEILDAAFVTTASNDYEEKDTEEPWTDWRDPSKQQIYDNEVQYFWNSWDKGGTTVRFKFRAARRGVFPCPPATAECMYENEIFGRSGGMLYVIK, from the coding sequence ATGAAAAAATCCGGTATTGTTTTAATGATTATAACCCTGGCAGCCCTTATCGCCGGCTGCGGCAAAGGTTCAAGTTCGGGCGATGCGAATCAAAAAGCGTATATCGCAAAGCTGCAAGAACAGACGCAGCGCAAGTACAATGATCCGAATATTTCGGATTTTGAAAAGCAGTTTTTACCGCAGTATGCAATAGAAACGCCCGAACCCGAACAGAACTCCAAGATACCGGCGTTTAAAGCGCCCGCGCCGCAATCATCGGCAAAAGATGTCTCGGTTATTCCCGGAGTACGGGCGCTTACGGCATATAAAACCTCCTATACGCCTCAATTGACGGCAGAGACCGGCGAGCAAACGAAAGGCGTAGCGGAAACCATCGATCTCCCGCAGAGCGGAGCGCTCACGGTTGCCGATTGGGGACCAAAAGGCAAGATTCCCGCGGCGGTAACCTCGCCGTCCTTTTATGTCGTGTTCTCGCTGCCGGTTAAGGCAATCGGCGCCCTCGGCAAACCGGAAACGGAGTCTCCATACCTATCGATTAGTCCTGCCGTAAAAGGCATATTCCGCTGGTACGGCTCGCGGTACCTTGCTTTTGAACCTGAAGAAAACCTTAAACCCGGACAGAAATACACGATAACCGTTAAAGACAGCGTACGGGCGCTCAACGGAAAACAAATAGAAGGGAAAAGACAGTTCACCGTTACCAGCGAAGTGCTCCGAATCACCTATTCTCAGCCCGGCTATATGCTGCGGAAAAACTCCGACCGGTGGATACCCATCAACACCGACAACCTGATTCCGGAAGCGGCAAACGATGTGCAGCTCAGCTTCAATTATCCGGTTCAGCCTGCCGAACTGCAATCGATTCTTTCCGTATCGGTACAAGAAGCCGGAAAACAAGCGGTTCCATACCGCTATACCGTCACCCGCCCCGAAGGGGAAAACGACTTTACCGTATTGGTGAATATCAATGGAAAAATCCCCTTTAATGCAACGGTTACCGTAGCGGCAAAGCGTCCGGACGGTTCTCTCACCACGGCGCAATACCATACGCTCAAGCCGTTTACCTGCAAGGACGCATCGGTTTATCATAACGACTACGGCTATAAAAACCCGATAGCCCTCCGGTTCTCCCATCCGGTAGATAAAAAGACCGTACTCAACAATATTTCCATAAAACCGGCGCTTACATTCGGTGAAAAAAACATCGAAGTGCACAATGCAACATCGTACTATTCAACCGTACTTATTCACGGCTTGCCGGTCGCACCCCAAGAAACATACACCGTTACCGTACAAAACGGCATAAGGGATACCTACGGCAGAGCTCTTGCCTCCGCAGCGTCCTATACGGTTACCGTTCCCGATGCGCCGAGCTTTGTGCAGTTTACCGATACGGGACATCTGATGCTGGAAGCGGCGTATCCGCATAAATACCTGTTTGAATATCAAAATATCCTTTCCCCGTCGGACTATGCAATCGCAAAAACCGGCAACCCGCTTAATCTTTCCAGCTGGGGAGATGCATACAACCGTTCAAAGGCTATAGCCTTAAACGCATCAGTGCGGAATAAACGGCAGTTTGAACTCGCCGACCTTGACCCCTACCTTGAAAACGGCAAGGGATTTGTACGAATCGATTCGGCAGTAACGCTCCCGCCTTATTCAGCACGAGATAAAAAACCGTGGGTCAGCCGCCGAACTTCGACCGTGCAGGTAACGGACATCGGCATTACCGTCCGTTCCGCGCTCAATAAAACCGTCGTGCTGGTTTCTAAGCTCTCGACAGGGGAACCCGTTGAAGGCGCTTCGGTATACCTGTACGACGCAAAAACCGATAAGGATGAAGCGGTCAGCCCCGAAGAAGGTGCGCAAGAATCCTTTGCCTCCGGCACCACCGATAAAGAAGGGCTTGCCGTCCTTCCATACGGAAGTAACAGTATCCGCTTCTTCCGCAACGCGAAAAATTATGCTGCCGTATTTGTAGAAAAAGACGGAGATAAAGCTGTTTTCTATCCGCATACCCACAGCCCGTGGCGCTTCGATATTCCTGCAGCGTACTATCCGTCGGAAGTTGCTGAAACACATCAGCGGACATTCCTTTTTTCAGACAGAGGGCTGTATAAACCCGGAGAAACGGTCTCGTTCAGAGGTATCGACCGCACACAAACATTCAATACCTTCACGCCGTACGAGGGGCAGTACATCGTTACGTTATCCGGTTATTCATCGGAAGGTGATGAGGTCGACGTTGCAGAACAAGAAGGTACCTGTACCGATTCGGGGAGCTTTTGGGGAGCATTCGAGTTACCGGAAGATTTAGCGCCCGGATCTTACAGCCTGACCTACCGGCGGGCTGACGATGCAAACAGCCGAACGCAGGAATGCCCCATCACCGTCGCATATTTTGAAAAGCTGAAATTTCAGGCGGAAGTAACTATGCCGCAGCAGCCGGTCATTATGGGAGATACCGTCAAAGCGGCAGTATCCGCCTCGTACCTTTCGGGCGGGGGGCTTGGCAAGGCTGCATACAGCGGAAGCTGGATGCGTCAAGGCGCCTCTTTCAGCCCTCAACATACGGCATTAAAGGACTATCGGTTTGGAGTAGAAGGCTACGGTATCGATCATGTTGCATCGTTTTCCGGAAAACTGTCGAACACGGGTACGGCGGAACTTTCCTGCCAAGCGGCGGCTTCGGAAGGCATTATCGGCCTCCCCTATCGCTACAGCGCCGAGGTTTCGATAACCGACATCAGCAATCAGCAAATTTCCGCACGGAATACCGTTATGGTGCATCCGGCAGCGCTCTACATCGGGCTTGCACGGCCTGAAAACCTTACCGGCTTTGCGCAAAAGGGGCAAAAGCTCACCTTCCCGTTCATCCTCGCCTCCCCCGACGGCAATCCGCTTGGCGACACCAAACCAGCCGCGGGAGATTTTACCGTTGAGCTAATTAGGGAAAACTGGAAACTCGTGCAGGAGCGCGGTTCGGGCGGAAGCATTTACTCAAACTACGAAAAAGAAAACATCACCGAGCATACGGCAACCGTGAAACCCGCTGCAAAGGGAACGGTACAGGTAACGCCGAAAAATGCCGGTTCATATATTCTGAGCATGAGCGGAACCGATACCGCAGGGCGGAAATTCAAAACCGATTACCGCTTCTATGTTACCGGATCAGGAGCGAGTTTTTGGGATCGCGATTATGAAGATGCAGTGCGCCTAACGCCCGACCAATCGCTCTACAACCCCGGCGACACCGCCCGCATTTTGATGCAAAGCCCGCTCCCTGCGGGAAGATACCTCATCACGGTAGAGCGCGAAGGTATTTTTACGGAAGAAGTCCGCGAACTCGACGGGAATACGCAAGTTTTGGAAATCCCCATCGCAGGCAACTATGTTCCCGTGGTGTATGTCGCGGTGTCGTCGTATTCAGTACGGACAAAGGAGCCGCAGCACAAGCACGGTGAACTTGACCTTGATAAGCCGAAAGGCATTTTCGGTATGACGCCGATCTTTGTAAATGCCCGCGTTAAAGCATTCTCCGTCGAACTCGCCGCGGATAAGTCCGTGTACAAGCCCGGAGAAGAAGCAACCGTTACGCTAACGGCGACAAGAGGCGGTAAGCCGCTCGCCAATGCGGAACTCACCCTGCTTGCCGTAGACCGCGGTGTCCTCGATTTAATAGATTATCACGTGCCCAATCCGCTTGATTTCTTCTATGATCCCGATAATTTCCAGCTCGACGTCATCGGCGGAGATTCCCGGGCGTGGCTGATGGATCCCGTTATGGAGGAAGCGAAAACCCTTGCAGGCGGCGATTCGGACGGCGGGAAAGGGGATGATGAAGCGGAACGCAGCAACTTTAACCCGACCGCGGTATTTATTCCTATCTTAAAGACGGATTCAAACGGTAAGGTGACGGCAACCTTTAAGCTGCCGGATACGCTGACCAGCTACCGGCTTACCGCCGTCGGAGCCCATACCGACCTTTTTGCCCTGCACGAAGAAGAGATTACCGTGCAGAACACCGTCAACATTCTGCCGGTTATGCCCCGCCGCCTCCGCGAACGGGATACTGCAGAATGCGGCGTCCTCATTTCCAATGTGGACACCCGCGCTCACACCATTACGGTAGGAGCCTCGGTTCGTGCTGCTCAGACACAAGACGGTACGGCCGATACTGCCGGCGATCGCACAGTGACAGACAACGCCTTTATCGACGGGGAAACAACGCATACGGTTACCGTTGCAGGCGGGCAGCAGGCTGCGGTCTACTTTGATATTGCAGCGGTAAAGGCGGGCACGGTAGAGGCGGTGTTTACCGTTTCTTCCGATGCGCTCAAAGAAAAACTGATACAACCGCTTGTTATCGAACGACCCTTTGTCTTTGAAACCGTAACTTCAACCGGCGCTATCGCAAAAGATGAAACCGAAGCAGCTGAGGGGCTGATCATTCCGTCTATGGCAGATGAAAATACCGGATCGCTCAGTCTGACGCTGGATTCAAGCGGACTCGGTGCGCTGTCATCGGCTATCGATTACGTATTCGACTATCCGTTCCTCTGCATGGAACAGCAGTCCGCCCGTATTCTGCCGCTCGTCCTGTTTGAAAACTACATCGACGTATTCTCGCTTAAAAGTAAGGTACCGAATGTCCGGCACACGGTCAAAAAAACGATGGCGACATGGGCGCGGGAACAAACATCCGAAGGCGGCTTCCCCTACTGGCCGGGCGGCCGGTACACGGATTTTTATGTCAGTTTACGAATTGCGCATATCTGCGCCGCCGCACAGCAGCGCGGATACAGCCAAGATGATATTGCCGTCAATACAAAAAAACTGACCGACTATATTCGCTCGCAGCTGCTTGCAAATAGGAAAGCACTCTCGCCGTACTTACAAGCCTACGCCTGCTTTGTACTGGCAATGAACAACGCCGGTTTTGATGAGAGCATTTTGACGGCAGTTCAGGCACGTGTGATTCCTCAGCTGGAAGACTACACTGCGCAGCCGAATGATCTTGCTGCCCTTGCATTGCTAAGCTTAACCTACACGCAGCGGAACCGCGCCGGAGATGCAGCGAAGGCGGCGAAGTGCACGGAACGGATTATAAACTCCTGCCGCTTTACCACCCGCAGCGTATCGCTCGCGGTGCCGCCGTTACAAGGCTACCGATTCTGGTACGGGAACGACCTTTCCCTCGACTTGGCGCTTATTCTGCAGAGCTTGGTAAAAGCGGCGCCCGACCATAGCCGCGAGGATGCGGTACGGGCAGTGCTGTACACCCTGCTCCAGCGTCAAAAGGGCGGTTATTGGCAAAATACGGCAACTACCGCTCACGTACTGGAAGCAGTGTACGAATATATTCAGTATGCACAGCTTGATGCTACCGACCTCACCGCTGCGGCATCACTGCCCGGCGGAGACCTGCTCACCGCGGCGCTCAAAGGAGCGGCAGCAAAACCGGCTTTCCAAATGTTCTCCTTTAAAGAACAGCCGGTGTCGGAAGCAAAGCGGGATACCCTGCTGCCGCTCCGCTTTACCAAAACCGGTACGGGACAGCTCTACTACACAGCCTCGCTTGCGTATGCACTGCCGCAGGAACGCCAGAAACCGCGCGACGAAGGACTCGGCGTTTCCTGTACTATCCGCGACATCGCCGCAGATAAAATCGTAACGCCGAATTCGGAGAACAGCTCGATGATCACCCTCGAAAGCGGCAAAACCTACGAAATGGCAATCCGCCTCTCGTCGGGAAAGGACTATACGTTTGTCGCACTGCGGGCGCCCATTCCGTCAGGCGCGGAAATTTTAGACGCAGCCTTCGTTACCACCGCATCAAACGATTACGAGGAAAAAGATACGGAAGAGCCGTGGACTGATTGGCGGGATCCAAGTAAGCAGCAGATATACGACAACGAAGTTCAGTATTTCTGGAACAGTTGGGACAAAGGCGGCACCACGGTACGCTTTAAGTTCCGCGCAGCCCGCCGCGGCGTATTCCCCTGCCCGCCCGCAACCGCCGAGTGTATGTACGAAAACGAAATCTTCGGGCGAAGCGGCGGAATGCTGTATGTGATTAAGTGA
- a CDS encoding ATP-binding protein, giving the protein MNFSRKLPVGIQSFKVLRNDRYLYVDKTEYLARLVTGGRVYFLSRPRRFGKSLFLSTLAAYFLGQKELFKGLYIENAEEEQAEFEQRAAWEAYPVLYLDFNTGNYIESDELGMNLNSHLCKWEKLYGVEPSEQNFALRFAGIITRACQQTGKQVVILVDEYDKPLLQTMGVNETLNEHYRNTLKAFYSVIKTCDQYIRFAFLTGVTKFSKISIFSDLNNLRDISMEKQYAGLCGITQTELETNFQPDIQVLADEQNLTYQEALAALKQWYDGYLFHPAGEGMYNPYSVLSALVKKEIKSYWFSTGTPTFLVNYLKEAHYYIPDLDGNVELDEDGLQTYRAVAQDTLPILFQAGYLTIKEYISDLRLYRLGFPNDEVRYGFLHNLLPAYSDVPFGQTGVWVGRFVQDIRKGNVDEFMERMQVIISSIPYDDFPKEKLKLREQNYQTAVYLVFALMGQFVQTEVHCATGRADAVVITVDTVYIFEFKLTGNGSAEDALNQIEEKEYAAKYQVDDKKIVLIGSSFDEDARTIRDWQIANG; this is encoded by the coding sequence ATGAACTTTTCACGAAAACTGCCGGTCGGCATACAGAGCTTTAAGGTCTTACGGAATGACCGCTATCTCTATGTAGACAAAACAGAGTATCTTGCGCGATTAGTAACCGGCGGTCGAGTCTATTTTCTCAGCCGCCCGCGCAGGTTTGGGAAAAGCCTTTTTCTTTCAACACTCGCAGCATATTTTCTTGGCCAAAAAGAACTGTTTAAAGGCCTGTATATTGAAAACGCCGAGGAAGAACAAGCGGAGTTCGAACAACGGGCAGCATGGGAAGCATATCCGGTATTGTATCTGGATTTTAATACGGGCAACTATATAGAATCTGATGAGCTCGGTATGAATCTGAATAGTCATCTTTGCAAATGGGAAAAACTATATGGGGTTGAACCATCCGAACAAAATTTTGCACTCCGTTTTGCCGGTATTATTACACGAGCCTGCCAACAAACCGGTAAGCAAGTCGTCATCCTCGTAGACGAGTACGATAAACCCTTGCTGCAAACCATGGGGGTAAATGAAACACTGAATGAACACTATCGCAATACCCTTAAAGCATTTTACTCCGTGATTAAAACCTGTGATCAATATATCCGTTTTGCCTTTTTAACTGGGGTAACAAAGTTCAGTAAAATCAGCATTTTCAGCGATTTGAATAATCTCCGCGATATATCGATGGAAAAACAATATGCCGGTCTCTGTGGTATCACACAAACAGAACTTGAAACGAACTTCCAGCCGGACATACAGGTACTTGCCGATGAGCAAAACCTCACGTATCAAGAAGCATTGGCAGCCTTAAAGCAGTGGTATGACGGCTACTTGTTCCACCCTGCAGGAGAAGGGATGTACAATCCCTATAGTGTACTCAGTGCATTAGTCAAAAAAGAAATTAAAAGCTACTGGTTCAGCACGGGAACTCCGACATTTTTAGTTAATTACCTCAAAGAAGCACACTATTATATTCCCGACTTGGATGGAAATGTTGAACTTGATGAAGATGGCTTACAAACCTATCGGGCTGTTGCACAAGATACATTACCGATTCTATTTCAAGCAGGGTATTTGACGATTAAAGAATACATCAGCGATTTAAGACTCTACCGGCTGGGCTTTCCGAATGATGAAGTACGGTACGGCTTTTTGCATAACCTTTTACCAGCATACTCTGACGTACCATTCGGGCAAACAGGGGTATGGGTAGGACGCTTTGTACAAGATATCCGCAAGGGCAATGTGGATGAATTTATGGAGCGGATGCAAGTGATTATCTCAAGCATACCGTATGATGATTTCCCGAAAGAAAAGCTGAAACTGCGGGAACAAAACTATCAAACTGCCGTTTACCTTGTCTTTGCGCTGATGGGACAGTTTGTACAGACGGAAGTACACTGCGCTACCGGGCGTGCGGACGCCGTGGTTATTACTGTCGATACTGTTTACATCTTCGAGTTTAAGCTCACCGGTAACGGCAGTGCAGAAGACGCACTCAATCAGATAGAAGAGAAAGAATATGCAGCAAAATATCAGGTAGACGATAAGAAGATTGTGCTGATAGGAAGTTCGTTTGACGAAGATGCACGCACAATAAGAGATTGGCAGATAGCTAATGGGTAA
- a CDS encoding DUF3791 domain-containing protein, producing MSDRIKNADELEFAIFCIENLAIRLKTDAEHIYTALAESSSFLYDYIVAHYDVLHTQDKEYIINDILEAMDQCGIKV from the coding sequence ATGAGTGATCGAATTAAAAACGCGGATGAACTTGAATTTGCGATATTCTGTATAGAGAACCTTGCTATCCGCTTAAAAACGGATGCCGAGCATATCTATACGGCGCTCGCAGAGTCGAGCAGTTTTCTCTACGACTATATTGTTGCACATTATGATGTACTACATACTCAGGATAAGGAATACATCATCAATGATATACTTGAGGCGATGGATCAATGCGGGATAAAAGTATAA
- a CDS encoding DUF3990 domain-containing protein has product MRDKSIIVYHGSDRIIAQPDTEHSRLRVDFGKGFYTTPFYEQAKKWCEKYTTRRKNGIISYYELDVSVYKECAVLSFEAYTEAWLDFILNCRAGTMPSDYNRYDIIEGGIANDKVFNTVELFFDGLIDKAEALKRLQYEKPNWQICFKTQSIIDTYLQYKGFYSIC; this is encoded by the coding sequence ATGCGGGATAAAAGTATAATCGTGTATCACGGCTCTGATCGGATTATTGCTCAGCCTGACACCGAGCACTCGCGGCTTAGAGTGGATTTCGGCAAGGGATTTTATACCACACCGTTTTATGAGCAAGCAAAAAAGTGGTGCGAAAAATATACAACACGGCGGAAAAACGGGATCATCTCATACTACGAACTTGATGTGTCTGTTTATAAAGAATGCGCGGTTCTCTCTTTTGAAGCCTATACCGAAGCATGGCTTGATTTTATTTTGAACTGCAGAGCCGGTACTATGCCAAGTGATTATAATCGATATGATATAATTGAAGGCGGAATTGCAAATGATAAGGTATTTAATACGGTGGAACTTTTTTTTGACGGATTGATTGATAAAGCAGAAGCGCTAAAACGGCTGCAATACGAAAAACCGAATTGGCAGATATGCTTTAAAACGCAGTCCATTATTGATACGTACTTACAGTACAAAGGATTTTATAGCATATGTTAG
- a CDS encoding DUF3791 domain-containing protein — MLAHPVLLQKKYARVIALYAEKEHISLDAALQKFYHSVTYKLMKNGISDMHCMSDDYLTEELKAEDIQKK, encoded by the coding sequence ATGTTAGCACATCCTGTTCTGCTGCAAAAAAAATATGCACGGGTTATCGCTCTGTATGCCGAAAAAGAGCATATCAGTTTAGATGCAGCCTTACAAAAATTCTATCATTCGGTAACATATAAATTGATGAAAAACGGCATTTCCGATATGCATTGCATGAGCGACGACTATCTTACGGAGGAATTGAAGGCGGAAGATATACAAAAGAAGTAG
- a CDS encoding transposase, translating into MNNFKSSHFGSCSILWDDKYPMIQAAWERNWNELIEFFNYPMDIRKAIYTTNAIESLNFSLRKITRNKSSFPDDDSIYKVMYLAIRNASKRWTMPIRNWALAVNQFAILFDKRVPIC; encoded by the coding sequence TTGAACAACTTCAAAAGTTCACACTTTGGAAGTTGTTCAATTTTATGGGATGACAAATACCCGATGATCCAGGCGGCGTGGGAGAGAAACTGGAATGAGCTCATCGAGTTTTTCAATTACCCGATGGACATACGAAAAGCCATTTACACAACAAACGCTATTGAGTCGTTGAACTTCAGCTTAAGAAAAATCACGCGCAATAAATCAAGTTTTCCAGATGACGATTCGATTTATAAGGTGATGTATTTGGCGATACGGAATGCGAGTAAACGCTGGACGATGCCGATCAGAAATTGGGCATTAGCAGTAAATCAGTTTGCCATACTATTTGACAAACGGGTTCCAATCTGCTAA
- a CDS encoding DUF2715 domain-containing protein, producing MKHKKMVLVLSLASAVFAFADFSISFGPAFTNYFVHSKNEGDVATLGSANLENAVKNLTNESNNAAGIAVDLRAEFFYLMAQIAFPGKSHKDLFNNVSSETANFIKKSPVIFDSQIGAGYTFFKKSRFNLFVGGGLGLNAMSSTETAKIGPLNASYEKLDVMFGLGANILASFYFTDMIGIYGGIADTFYFVPLKVEKTFKLGSTSINVSNKDKLKDILANSVNLKLGLSLKF from the coding sequence ATGAAGCATAAGAAGATGGTTTTGGTTCTTTCGCTTGCATCTGCTGTTTTTGCATTTGCAGATTTTTCGATTTCGTTCGGTCCTGCCTTTACGAATTATTTTGTTCACAGTAAAAACGAAGGCGATGTCGCTACATTGGGTTCAGCTAATTTAGAAAATGCAGTAAAAAATCTTACAAATGAAAGCAACAATGCGGCTGGAATCGCAGTGGATCTGAGAGCCGAATTTTTTTATCTAATGGCTCAAATTGCCTTTCCCGGAAAGAGCCATAAGGATTTGTTTAATAATGTAAGCAGCGAGACAGCAAATTTTATAAAAAAGAGTCCTGTTATATTCGATAGTCAGATTGGAGCAGGTTATACATTTTTTAAAAAATCAAGGTTTAACCTCTTTGTAGGCGGCGGCTTAGGTTTAAATGCGATGAGCTCGACGGAAACTGCGAAGATAGGACCTCTTAACGCATCATACGAAAAGTTGGATGTTATGTTCGGTTTAGGTGCAAATATTTTAGCAAGTTTTTATTTTACCGATATGATAGGCATTTACGGCGGCATAGCTGATACTTTCTATTTTGTACCCTTAAAGGTTGAAAAAACTTTCAAGCTTGGCAGTACATCCATCAATGTTTCAAATAAAGATAAGCTAAAAGATATTCTTGCTAACAGTGTAAACTTAAAGTTAGGTCTTTCGCTAAAGTTCTAA